Proteins encoded in a region of the Salminus brasiliensis chromosome 2, fSalBra1.hap2, whole genome shotgun sequence genome:
- the mrps18a gene encoding large ribosomal subunit protein mL66 isoform X1, which produces MAPLCVMNSVRTALSAAHCTIISNYLTLRLSTLPQLSFFGFTPSRRIRQVVVEKKDGKTTVIEGIKVATPESPQPPNAAAKCPIYRWNLQNKYTYKDVLLLGQFIRSDGGMLPRRITGLCSVEHRKIAICVQMAHRAGLLPDHRPEGHIPNRRPKPPLNRYLTSYSVKSMKPIYKTGLKWCKIRMPVGHSALKNNVRFSPKPIYIKH; this is translated from the exons ATGGCGCCACTGTGTGTTATGAATTCTGTAAGAACGGCTCTTAGTGCTGCTCACTGTACTATTATCAGCAATTATTTAACTCTGAGGTTATCCACTTTACCCCAGCTGTCGTTTTTCGGCTTCACTCCTAGTCGGAGAATTCGACAGG TAGTAGTGGAGAAGAAGGATGGTAAAACTACAGTG ATTGAAGGTATAAAGGTGGCTACACCAGAAAGCCCGCAGCCTCCTAATGCAGCAGCTAAGTGCCCTATTTACAGATGGAATCTACAGAACAAGTACACATACAAG GACGTGTTGCTACTTGGTCAGTTTATTCGCTCAGATGGAGGGATGCTGCCAAGGCGTATCACTGGTCTCTGTTCCGTGGAACACCGCAAGATTGCCATTTGCGTGCAAATGGCCCATCGAGCAG GTCTCCTTCCAGACCACAGACCTGAAGGCCACATCCCAAATCGCAGGCCTAAGCCTCCACTCAACAG gtACCTGACGAGCTACTCTGTGAAATCGATGAAGCCCATCTACAAAACAGGACTAAAATGGTGTAAGATTCGTATGCCAGTGGGACACTCTGCTTTAAAGAACAATGTCCGATTCAGCCCCAAGCCAATCTACATAAAGCACTGA
- the rsph9 gene encoding radial spoke head protein 9 homolog produces MEFNALYCSLDLVSGSGVTIKTEQRAALQTSLVILKRNFKFSRVLFWGKIWGIKNDYFIAQGVGEDELSDKKCLYSFNCMDWHLLPPATEALIAEVAVAAKGRFTGDPSYEYEHTETQQQGERGQTKKVKVNEEKRLTVTVYTIDKEVAVIPRGAYIKNLCGIVQTNRSFKGLNPSEAAKLSNCLHFSESRKLRKKTILEMVNLNPLIDFLDPLSEDVPKGSWSVHFEQSSRVCTIQSLLWHGLTFFNVPMTPQHGYIYIGDGLKNLDLSFTL; encoded by the exons ATGGAGTTTAATGCGTTGTACTGTTCACTAGATTTAGTGTCTGGAAGCGGCGTGACCATTAAAACTGAGCAGAGAGCAGCCCTGCAAACTTCTCTGGTCATTCTAAAGAGAAATTTCAAATTCAGCCGCGTTCTATTCTGGGGAAAGATTTGGGGaattaaaaatgattatttcATAGCTCAGGGGGTTGGAGAGGATGAACTGAGTGACAAAAAGTGTTTATACAG CTTTAACTGCATGGATTGGCACTTGCTCCCTCCTGCCACTGAGGCCCTGATAGCAGAGGTGGCAGTGGCAGCCAAAGGGCGTTTTACGGGTGACCCATCATATGAGTATGAACACACAGAGACTCAacagcagggagagagaggccagACAAAAAAG GTGAAAGTGAACGAAGAGAAGAGGTTGACTGTGACTGTGTACACCATTGATAAAGAGGTAGCTGTTATACCTCGTGGTGCATACATTAAGAACCTTTGTGGCATCGTACAAACTAACCGCAGCTTTAAGG GCCTGAACCCATCTGAGGCAGCAAAGCTGAGCAACTGTTTACACTTCTCTGAATCCAGGAAACTGAGGAAGAAAACCATCTTGGAAATGGTCAATCTGAACCCCTTGATTGACTTCCTGGACCCTCTGAGTGAGGACGTTCCGAAAG GATCGTGGAGTGTGCATTTTGAGCAAAGCAGCAGAGTGTGCACTATACAGAGTCTGCTATGGCACGGCCTGACCTTCTTCAACGTGCCTATGACCCCCCAGCACGGTTACATCTACATTGGAGATGGGCTCAAGAACCTGGACTTGTCATTCACGCTGTAG
- the mrps18a gene encoding large ribosomal subunit protein mL66 isoform X2, which translates to MAPLCVMNSVRTALSAAHCTIISNYLTLRLSTLPQLSFFGFTPSRRIRQVVEKKDGKTTVIEGIKVATPESPQPPNAAAKCPIYRWNLQNKYTYKDVLLLGQFIRSDGGMLPRRITGLCSVEHRKIAICVQMAHRAGLLPDHRPEGHIPNRRPKPPLNRYLTSYSVKSMKPIYKTGLKWCKIRMPVGHSALKNNVRFSPKPIYIKH; encoded by the exons ATGGCGCCACTGTGTGTTATGAATTCTGTAAGAACGGCTCTTAGTGCTGCTCACTGTACTATTATCAGCAATTATTTAACTCTGAGGTTATCCACTTTACCCCAGCTGTCGTTTTTCGGCTTCACTCCTAGTCGGAGAATTCGACAGG TAGTGGAGAAGAAGGATGGTAAAACTACAGTG ATTGAAGGTATAAAGGTGGCTACACCAGAAAGCCCGCAGCCTCCTAATGCAGCAGCTAAGTGCCCTATTTACAGATGGAATCTACAGAACAAGTACACATACAAG GACGTGTTGCTACTTGGTCAGTTTATTCGCTCAGATGGAGGGATGCTGCCAAGGCGTATCACTGGTCTCTGTTCCGTGGAACACCGCAAGATTGCCATTTGCGTGCAAATGGCCCATCGAGCAG GTCTCCTTCCAGACCACAGACCTGAAGGCCACATCCCAAATCGCAGGCCTAAGCCTCCACTCAACAG gtACCTGACGAGCTACTCTGTGAAATCGATGAAGCCCATCTACAAAACAGGACTAAAATGGTGTAAGATTCGTATGCCAGTGGGACACTCTGCTTTAAAGAACAATGTCCGATTCAGCCCCAAGCCAATCTACATAAAGCACTGA